The Gemmatimonadaceae bacterium DNA segment GTCCCCGGCCTGTGCGCGGAGCACGATCAGGACTTGCCGAACGCTGTCCGGGTTTGGAGCCGACTGCGGAGACGTGCGCTCGGTGGATGCCATCGCCGCTAAAGACACGCGCGGGGTCAGCGAAGTTCAATGGCCACGGGCTCAGCGGCCCGGGGATCCCGCCGACGCCCTCAGTGCCCGCAGTTGTCGCAGTCGGGGCCACTCTTGGCGGCCCGCCGCGCGCGCACGAAGTGCCGCACGAGGTACGCGACGGCACCGATGACGATCGCCGCGACAACCAGCGTGTCCGCGCTCATCCGGCGAAGCCCATCGCGCGGCCGACCACGATCACCAGCCACGCCATCACGTAGGCGAGCACGAGCATATAGCCGAACTGGATCGCCGCCCAGCGGCGTCCGGTCTTGCCGCCGCCGGACTCGCGCACGGTGACGGCGACGGTGCTGATGCACATCAGCGCATACACATAGAAGACCATCAACCCGACGGCGATGAGCGGCGTGTACAGCGGCGTGCCGTCCGGCTTCACCTGCGCGCGCAGGCGCTCGCTGAGCGCGGCCTCGTCCTCGCCGCCGACGCCGTAGATGGTGCCCATCGTCGAGACGAACACCTCACGCGCGGCGAAGCTGGCGACGATGCTGACGCCGATCTTCCAATCGTAGCCGAGCGGTGCGACGACGGGCTCCACGGCGTGGCCGAAGCGGCCCAGCACCGAGTGGGCGAGCTGCTGCTCCTGCTGCGCGGTCTCGGGAAGCGTGTCGTCGAGTTGGGCCTTGGGGTACGTGGCCAGGGCCCAGAGGACGATGCTGAGGGCGAAAATGACCGTGCCGGCGCGACGGAGGAAGACGGCGCAGCGCTGCCAGACGGACACGGCCAACGAGCCGGGCGAGGGCAGGCGGTACGACGGCAGCTCGAGCAGCATCGGGCGCACGGGCCCCTTGAGCAGCGTGCGGCGGAACGCGAAGGCGATGACCAGCGCGGTGAGCGTGCCGAGCAGGTACATCACGAGCATCGTGACGCCCTGCAGGTTGAGGCCGGGGAGCAACGGCAGGGCGGGCACGAAGGCGCCGATGAGCAGCGTGTACACCGGCAGGCGCGCCGAGCAGGACATCAGCGGCACCACCATAATGGTGGCGAGGCGGTCCTTCGGGTCGTCGATGGTGCGCGTGGCCATAATGCCGGGCACGGCGCAGGCGTAACCCGAGAGCATCGGGATGAAGCTCTTGCCGTGCAGCCCGACGCGGCGCATCACGCGGTCCATCAGGTACGCGGCACGCGCCATATAGCCGGTCTGCTCAAGCAGGCCGATGAAGGCGAAGAGGATGGCGATCTGCGGAAGGAAGACGATCACGCTGCCGACGCCGGCGAAGACGCCGTCCTCCACCAACGAGCGCAGGTCGCCCTCGGGGAGCAGGCCGCCGGCCCAGCCACCCATCGCGACCGCGGCACTCTCGAAGAGATCCTGCACCGGCGCGGCCCAACTGAACACGGACTGGAAGACCATCGCCATAATGGCCAGGAACAGCAGCGGCCCGCCGATGCGGTGCAGCAACACGGCGTCGATGCGGTCGCTGAGCGAATCGCCGGTGCGGACGACGCGCTCGACGCAGCGCGAGAGCACGCCGCCGATCCAGGTGTAGCGCAGCTCCGATTCGAGGCGGTGCGGGACGTACCCGGCGGCCTTGAGTGCGGCGCGCGCCGCCTCAAGACGCTCGGTGAGTCCGGGGACGTGCACCAGATGCGGTTCGTCGCGGCTGACACCGAGCAGGCGCAGGGCTTCCATTCCCGCGGCGGCGTAGTTGATGCCGCCGCGCTCGAGCAGGCCCTGCAGGGGCGCGAGCACGACGTCGACGTCGGGCGGCAGGTCGAAGCGGCGCATCGGCGCGGGGAGCGCGGCCGCCGTCACCAGCGCGCGGCGCAGCGGCTCGAGGCCCTCGCCGCGATGTGCCACGGTGGGGATGACCGGCACGCCGAGCTCGTGGATCAGCGCGGGGACATCGATGCGAATGCCCTGTCGCTCGGCGACATCGAACTGGTTCAATGCGATGACCACAGGAAGGCCGAGCTCGAGCACCTGCGAGGCGAGATAGAGATTGCGCTCAAGGTGCGAAGCATCGGTGACGACGCAGACGACGTGCGGCCGGTAGTGCGCGTCGTCGCGGCCGAGGAGGACCTCGAGGGCAATCTGTTCGTCCGGCGACCCGGCGGAGAGCGAGTACGAGCCGGGCAGGTCGAGGATGGTGGCGCGGCGTCCGTCAGGGAGCGGGGAGCTGCCTTCGACGCGTTCGACCGTGACGCCAGCGAAGTTTCCGACGCGCTGCCGCAGCCCGGTGAGCGCGTTGAAGAGCGTGGTCTTGCCCGTGTTGGGATTGCCGATCAGGGCGACGCGCAGGGTGTCGGAAGCGCCCGGCGCGGCGGGGCGCGGCGGAGCGTCCACGTCAGGACGCCGCGCGATCGTGCGGCTGGACGGTGATGCCCTGGGCGAGATCGGTGCCGAGCGCGAGGCGCGTGCCGCGGACGTCGACGAGCAGGCAATGGCGCCGGTTGATTACCGAGACGGTGGCGCCTTCGTAGACCCCCATCGCGCGGAGGCGGCAGGCATCGCCGTCGGCGCAGGCAATGGCGAGCACGGTCGCGGGGCGCCCCGCCTCGGAATCGAGGAGCGGGCAGCTGCAACCAGGAAGCGTGCGCTCGGAGCCGTGCATTCGCGTGTCGGGGAGGTAGTTCCGCAGATGAGAATAGTTCTCATCGAGGTGTATTGGAGTCTAACCGAGCCCTTCTATGGCTCGCAAGAGAGGGGAACAGAATGGTCAGGATTCCCCGGGCCGCTATGTTGCCTCCGTGCCGTCACTCGACGATCTCAGAACCCCGGCGCTGCTGCTCGACCTCGACCGCGTGGATCGAAACCACGCTCGGCTGGACGCTCACCTGCGATCCTTGGGCGTCCCGCTACGCCTGCACGTGAAGACGGCCAAGAGCGTACCGGTCCTGCGACGGCTACTCGGGCCGGGCGATGCCCCCGTCACGGTATCGACGCTGCGCGAGGCCGCTGCCTGCCTCGACGCGGGCTTCACGGACATCCTCTACGCCGTCGGCATCGCGCCGCAGAAGCTGCCGGACGTCGCCGCACTGCAGTCGCGTGGCGCCGCGATCACGGTAATCCTGGATTCAGTCGCGGCGGCGCAGGCGCTGGTGGCGCACCGCGATTCACGGGGCCGCGGGATTCCGGCGCTGATCGAGATTGACAGCGACGGGCACCGCGCCGGCGTGGCGCCCGAGGCGCCGCTGCTGATGGACATCGCGCGCATCCTCGGCAACGACCTGCGCGGCGTGATGACGCACGCGGGCGAGTCGTATCACTGCGTCACGGCGGAGTCCAAGCGCGCGATGGCGGCGCAAGAGCGCGACGCGGTGCTGCGCGCGGCCGAACGCCTGCGCGAGCACGGGCACGCGGCTCCGGTGGTGAGCGTGGGCTCGACGCCGACGGCACACTTCACGGACGACCTCAGCGGCGTGACCGAAGTGCGCGCGGGCGTGTACGTGTTCCAAGACCTCGTGATGGCCGGGCT contains these protein-coding regions:
- a CDS encoding FeoB-associated Cys-rich membrane protein — translated: MSADTLVVAAIVIGAVAYLVRHFVRARRAAKSGPDCDNCGH
- the feoB gene encoding ferrous iron transport protein B; this translates as MDAPPRPAAPGASDTLRVALIGNPNTGKTTLFNALTGLRQRVGNFAGVTVERVEGSSPLPDGRRATILDLPGSYSLSAGSPDEQIALEVLLGRDDAHYRPHVVCVVTDASHLERNLYLASQVLELGLPVVIALNQFDVAERQGIRIDVPALIHELGVPVIPTVAHRGEGLEPLRRALVTAAALPAPMRRFDLPPDVDVVLAPLQGLLERGGINYAAAGMEALRLLGVSRDEPHLVHVPGLTERLEAARAALKAAGYVPHRLESELRYTWIGGVLSRCVERVVRTGDSLSDRIDAVLLHRIGGPLLFLAIMAMVFQSVFSWAAPVQDLFESAAVAMGGWAGGLLPEGDLRSLVEDGVFAGVGSVIVFLPQIAILFAFIGLLEQTGYMARAAYLMDRVMRRVGLHGKSFIPMLSGYACAVPGIMATRTIDDPKDRLATIMVVPLMSCSARLPVYTLLIGAFVPALPLLPGLNLQGVTMLVMYLLGTLTALVIAFAFRRTLLKGPVRPMLLELPSYRLPSPGSLAVSVWQRCAVFLRRAGTVIFALSIVLWALATYPKAQLDDTLPETAQQEQQLAHSVLGRFGHAVEPVVAPLGYDWKIGVSIVASFAAREVFVSTMGTIYGVGGEDEAALSERLRAQVKPDGTPLYTPLIAVGLMVFYVYALMCISTVAVTVRESGGGKTGRRWAAIQFGYMLVLAYVMAWLVIVVGRAMGFAG
- a CDS encoding ferrous iron transport protein A, with product MHGSERTLPGCSCPLLDSEAGRPATVLAIACADGDACRLRAMGVYEGATVSVINRRHCLLVDVRGTRLALGTDLAQGITVQPHDRAAS
- a CDS encoding alanine racemase, giving the protein MPSLDDLRTPALLLDLDRVDRNHARLDAHLRSLGVPLRLHVKTAKSVPVLRRLLGPGDAPVTVSTLREAAACLDAGFTDILYAVGIAPQKLPDVAALQSRGAAITVILDSVAAAQALVAHRDSRGRGIPALIEIDSDGHRAGVAPEAPLLMDIARILGNDLRGVMTHAGESYHCVTAESKRAMAAQERDAVLRAAERLREHGHAAPVVSVGSTPTAHFTDDLSGVTEVRAGVYVFQDLVMAGLGVCAVDDIALSVLVTVIGHQPSKGWVITDGGWMALSRDRGTSAQATDQGYGLVCDVDGRPLGDVVMVGANQEHGMLARRDGAAWDVASLPLGTRLRILPNHACATAAQYDHYETIVGGQLTGERWPRFNGFAID